One Pseudodesulfovibrio cashew DNA window includes the following coding sequences:
- a CDS encoding BMC domain-containing protein, with product MTAIGFIETWGLVPAIEAADAMLKAADVRILERNQVGSGLVTITVAGTVSSVQASVDAGAAAVQRIEGGVLVSRHVIARPDREVAAVIRTCPAVEPPSGSVPEVVEISAEPRTEVPAEIKRLSSAALKKMKVAELRSLYRSLTGDEAEAGKKKDLIELIVNVYRKIEE from the coding sequence ATGACGGCAATAGGATTCATTGAGACCTGGGGGCTTGTGCCCGCCATCGAAGCCGCGGACGCCATGCTCAAGGCCGCTGACGTACGCATCCTTGAACGGAATCAGGTGGGTTCCGGCCTGGTTACCATCACGGTGGCCGGAACGGTCTCCTCGGTACAGGCCTCGGTTGATGCCGGAGCCGCTGCGGTCCAGCGGATCGAAGGCGGGGTCCTGGTTTCCAGGCACGTCATTGCGCGTCCGGACCGGGAGGTCGCAGCTGTTATCCGCACCTGCCCGGCTGTCGAGCCCCCCTCTGGAAGCGTTCCCGAAGTTGTCGAGATTTCCGCCGAGCCCAGGACCGAAGTCCCTGCCGAAATCAAACGCCTCTCCAGCGCCGCGTTGAAGAAAATGAAGGTCGCGGAGTTGCGCAGCCTTTACCGGTCCCTGACCGGCGATGAGGCCGAGGCTGGCAAGAAGAAAGATCTGATTGAACTTATTGTTAATGTATATAGGAAGATAGAGGAGTAG
- the cutC gene encoding choline trimethylamine-lyase translates to MDLQAFSDKLAEATKNLSPEERASLRKLFEGVSTELFTEKSAESRPVNDKAAGIPDGPTERHVQLKENFLKAVPSVSIHRARTITQVAKENPGLPTILMRAKSFKRCCETAPLVIQDNELIVGAPNGAPRAGAFSPDIEWRWMKSELDTIGTRPQDPFYIAEADKKEMLEEIFPFWENKSVDEQCESQYREAGLWEMSGESFVSDCSYHAVNGGGDSNPGYDVILMKKGMLDIKAEAEAHLAELDYAEPEHIEKIYFYKSIIDTAEGVMAYAKRLSDYAAELAARESDPKRKAELIKISEVNARVPAHAPSTFWEAIQAVWTVESLLTLEENQTGMSIGRVDQYMYPFFKADLEAGRLTEYEAFDLAGCMLIKMSEMMWLTSEGGSKFFAGYQPFVNMCVGGVTRDGADATNDLTYLLMDAVRHVRIYQPSLATRVHNKSPQKYLKKIVDVIRSGMGFPAVHFDDSHIKMMLAKGVSIEDARDYCLMGCVEPQKSGRLYQWTSTGYTQWPICIELVLNHGVPLWYGKQVTPDAGDLGRFDTFEKFEAAVKEQMKWITRKTSIATVISQRVHRSHAPKPLMSMMYEGCMESGRDVSSGGAMYNFGPGVVWSGLATYVDSMAAIKKLVYDDRKYTLDELNQALVAEFKGYEQIRKDCLAAPKYGNDDDYVDMIASDLVSFTEQEHRKYKTLYSVLSHGTLSISNNTPFGQLLGASANGRDAWMPLSDGISPTQGADYKGPTAIIKSVSKMANENMNIGMVHNFKIMAGLLDNPEGENGLITLIRTACMLGNGEMQFNYLDNDTLLKAQEHPEQYRDLVVRVAGYSAFFVELCKDVQDEIISRTMLHAI, encoded by the coding sequence GTGGATCTTCAAGCATTTTCTGACAAGCTCGCCGAGGCGACCAAGAACCTGAGCCCCGAGGAACGGGCCTCGCTGCGCAAGCTTTTCGAGGGCGTTTCCACCGAGTTGTTCACGGAGAAGTCCGCTGAGAGCAGGCCGGTGAACGACAAGGCCGCAGGCATTCCCGACGGTCCCACCGAGCGTCATGTGCAGCTGAAGGAGAACTTCCTGAAGGCCGTGCCCAGCGTGTCCATCCACCGGGCCCGCACCATCACCCAGGTCGCCAAGGAAAATCCCGGGCTGCCCACCATCCTCATGCGCGCCAAGTCCTTCAAGCGGTGCTGCGAAACTGCGCCCCTGGTCATTCAGGACAACGAACTCATCGTGGGCGCGCCCAACGGCGCTCCCCGCGCGGGCGCTTTCTCTCCTGACATCGAGTGGCGCTGGATGAAGTCCGAGCTGGATACCATCGGCACCCGTCCCCAGGACCCGTTTTACATCGCCGAGGCCGACAAGAAGGAGATGCTCGAAGAGATTTTCCCCTTCTGGGAGAACAAGTCCGTGGACGAGCAGTGCGAGAGCCAGTACCGCGAGGCCGGACTGTGGGAGATGTCCGGCGAGTCCTTCGTGTCCGACTGCTCCTATCATGCGGTCAACGGCGGCGGCGACTCCAACCCAGGATATGACGTCATCCTGATGAAGAAGGGCATGCTCGATATCAAGGCCGAGGCCGAGGCGCATCTTGCCGAGCTGGACTACGCCGAGCCAGAGCACATCGAGAAGATCTATTTCTACAAGTCGATCATTGACACGGCCGAGGGCGTCATGGCCTACGCCAAGCGGCTGTCCGACTACGCCGCCGAGCTGGCCGCCAGGGAGAGCGACCCCAAACGCAAGGCCGAGCTGATCAAGATATCCGAGGTCAACGCCCGTGTCCCGGCCCATGCGCCGAGCACCTTCTGGGAAGCCATTCAGGCGGTCTGGACCGTCGAGTCCCTGCTGACCCTGGAGGAGAACCAGACCGGTATGTCCATCGGCCGCGTGGACCAGTACATGTATCCGTTCTTCAAGGCCGACCTGGAGGCTGGCAGGCTGACCGAGTACGAGGCCTTCGACCTGGCCGGCTGCATGCTCATCAAGATGTCCGAGATGATGTGGCTGACCTCCGAGGGCGGCTCCAAATTCTTCGCCGGCTACCAGCCATTCGTGAACATGTGCGTGGGCGGCGTCACCCGTGACGGTGCCGACGCCACCAACGACCTGACCTATCTGCTTATGGACGCGGTTCGCCACGTGCGCATCTACCAGCCTTCCCTGGCCACCCGGGTGCACAACAAGTCGCCGCAGAAGTATCTGAAGAAGATCGTGGACGTCATCCGTTCCGGCATGGGTTTCCCTGCCGTGCACTTCGACGATTCCCACATCAAGATGATGCTGGCCAAGGGCGTGAGCATTGAAGACGCCCGCGACTACTGCCTCATGGGTTGCGTCGAGCCGCAGAAGTCCGGCCGCCTGTACCAGTGGACCTCCACCGGCTACACCCAGTGGCCCATCTGCATCGAGCTGGTGCTCAACCACGGCGTGCCCCTCTGGTACGGCAAGCAGGTCACCCCGGACGCCGGAGACCTGGGCCGGTTCGACACGTTCGAAAAGTTCGAGGCGGCGGTCAAGGAGCAGATGAAGTGGATCACCCGGAAGACCAGCATCGCCACGGTCATTTCCCAGCGGGTTCATCGCAGCCACGCGCCCAAGCCGCTCATGTCCATGATGTACGAAGGGTGCATGGAGTCAGGCCGCGACGTTTCCTCGGGCGGCGCCATGTACAACTTCGGCCCCGGCGTGGTTTGGAGCGGGCTGGCCACCTACGTGGACTCCATGGCCGCCATCAAGAAGCTGGTCTATGACGACCGGAAGTACACCCTGGATGAGCTCAACCAGGCCCTGGTGGCCGAGTTCAAGGGGTACGAGCAGATTCGGAAAGACTGCCTCGCCGCGCCCAAGTACGGCAACGACGACGACTACGTCGACATGATCGCCTCCGATCTGGTCAGCTTCACCGAGCAGGAGCACCGCAAGTACAAGACCCTGTACTCCGTGCTCAGCCATGGCACCCTGTCCATCTCCAACAACACCCCCTTCGGCCAGCTTCTGGGCGCGTCCGCCAACGGTCGCGACGCCTGGATGCCCTTGTCCGACGGCATCAGCCCCACTCAGGGCGCCGACTACAAGGGCCCCACCGCCATCATCAAGTCCGTGTCCAAGATGGCCAACGAGAACATGAACATCGGCATGGTGCACAACTTCAAGATCATGGCCGGTCTGCTCGACAACCCGGAAGGGGAGAACGGACTGATCACCCTGATCCGCACCGCCTGCATGCTCGGCAACGGCGAAATGCAGTTCAACTACCTGGACAATGATACTTTGCTCAAGGCCCAGGAGCACCCCGAACAGTATCGCGACCTCGTGGTCCGCGTGGCCGGATACAGCGCCTTCTTCGTGGAGCTGTGTAAGGACGTGCAGGACGAAATCATCAGCCGGACCATGCTCCACGCCATCTAG
- the cutD gene encoding choline TMA-lyase-activating enzyme has translation MIERKAQIFNVQKYNMYDGPGVRTMVFFQGCPLRCTWCSNPEGQRRGFQVLLKNDQCVHCGACVPACPVNIHRMDAAGRHVVARNVECVGCRKCEEACPESALAISGESKSIAEILEIIEEDRPFYETSGGGATLSGGEVFAQPEAAISLLQACRQRGINTAVETCGYARPEVIASVAEHVDLFLYDIKHMDSDEHYRLTGVRNETILRNLVWLLENRHDVKIRLPLLKGVNDGEAELNLLAEFLAPYRELRNFKGVDLLPYHKMGVSKYGQLGWDYSVTGDPKLDEEDLARIGQTLGRHGLSVSVVRH, from the coding sequence GTGATCGAAAGAAAAGCCCAGATATTCAACGTCCAGAAGTACAACATGTACGACGGGCCGGGCGTGCGGACCATGGTCTTTTTCCAGGGCTGTCCCCTGCGCTGCACCTGGTGCTCGAACCCCGAGGGGCAGCGGCGCGGATTCCAGGTCCTGCTGAAGAACGACCAGTGCGTGCACTGCGGGGCCTGCGTTCCAGCCTGTCCGGTGAATATCCACCGCATGGATGCCGCAGGCCGCCACGTGGTCGCCCGGAACGTGGAATGCGTGGGGTGCCGCAAGTGCGAGGAAGCCTGCCCGGAATCGGCCCTGGCCATCTCCGGGGAGAGCAAATCCATCGCCGAGATCCTCGAGATCATCGAAGAGGACCGCCCCTTCTATGAGACCTCGGGAGGCGGAGCCACCTTGAGCGGCGGCGAAGTCTTCGCCCAGCCCGAGGCCGCCATCAGCCTGCTTCAGGCCTGCCGCCAGCGGGGCATCAACACCGCAGTGGAGACATGCGGCTACGCCCGCCCAGAGGTGATCGCCAGCGTGGCGGAGCACGTGGACCTGTTCCTCTATGACATCAAGCACATGGATTCGGATGAACATTACCGGCTTACGGGCGTGCGCAACGAGACCATCCTCCGCAATCTCGTCTGGCTGCTCGAGAACCGTCACGACGTGAAGATCCGCCTGCCGCTCCTCAAGGGAGTCAATGACGGCGAGGCCGAATTGAATCTGTTGGCCGAGTTCCTCGCTCCGTATCGGGAACTCAGGAATTTCAAGGGAGTGGACCTGCTCCCGTACCACAAGATGGGCGTGAGCAAATACGGCCAGTTGGGTTGGGATTACTCGGTGACGGGTGACCCGAAACTGGACGAGGAAGACCTCGCGCGCATCGGTCAAACCCTCGGCAGGCACGGCCTCTCCGTGTCCGTGGTCCGGCACTAG